A single genomic interval of Camelina sativa cultivar DH55 chromosome 11, Cs, whole genome shotgun sequence harbors:
- the LOC104726228 gene encoding transcription factor DIVARICATA: MGRRCSHCGNVGHNSRTCSSYHTRVIRLFGVHLDTTNSSPPPPSPPSILAAAMKKSFSMDCLPACSSSSSSFAGYLSDGLTHKTPDRKKGVPWTEEEHRTFLIGLEKLGKGDWRGISRNFVVTKSPTQVASHAQKYFLRQTTTLHHKRRRTSLFDMVSAGKVEENSTLQKSICNDHTGSTSKIVWNQGFSNPCVGYADPKVSGSGNSGGLDLELKLASIQSPESNIRPISVT, translated from the exons ATGGGCAGAAGATGCTCACACTGTGGAAACGTAGGACATAACTCAAGAACATGTTCTTCATACCATACAAGAGTAATTAGGCTCTTTGGTGTTCATCTAGACACCACAAACTCTTCTCCACCACCTCCTTCTCCTCCATCAATTTTGGCCGCCGCAATGAAGAAAAGCTTCAGCATGGATTGCTTGCCAGCAtgctcctcctcttcctcttccttcgcCGGTTACCTCTCCGACGGTCTCACTCACAAAACACCCGACCGCAAAAAAG gGGTTCCATGGACGGAGGAAGAGCACCGGACGTTTCTAATTGGGTTAGAGAAGCTTGGAAAGGGAGATTGGAGAGGAATCTCTAGAAACTTCGTCGTCACGAAATCGCCGACACAAGTGGCAAGTCATGCTCAGAAGTACTTTCTCCGTCAAACAACCACTCTCCATCACAAGAGACGCCGCACCAGCCTCTTCGATATG GTTTCAGCCGGCAAGGTTGAAGAAAATAGTACTCTTCAGAAGAGTATATGTAATGATCATACTGGGTCGACCTCAAAGATTGTTTGGAACCAAGGATTTAGTAATCCTTGTGTTGGATATGCAGATCCGAAAGTATCGGGGTCGGGTAACTCCGGTGGACTCGATCTTGAGCTGAAGCTTGCATCCATTCAATCTCCTGAATCTAATATTAGACCAATTAGTGTTACGTGA
- the LOC104726229 gene encoding uncharacterized protein LOC104726229 isoform X1 gives MPGTIQVSVLGLIDDVQTSSHQGSSNTSIKVAMGKLEYRTSDSGDYIFPVTRLRENLIVSLLDVNGNRILHREIETRIIIENGFLEEKLSFNGYGNVQLKMQFVLTEEDRNRIRFLRQSALRKKHEELVNGTSFTKSKSIASDLSTLSPMQTRDIVAVANPKKILGLSRETELEINADREQVSSNLIMWKPEVNETVQPKKEEKPKIQLSSSYVSSSKKLPEIKKVESVLLVKQEDKGLSIPERNLKRESMRRSMSETNLTNVRKMISNFEVKVTSQDTKIRKTKIQTGSCKDVEEKTKAQSQQESAVTLEKPEERKISFKDMEKPICIEDTERCDDLVIVSRNERTIVIEEKSDSLSKLRRKRSSVVEVRDDEKKPNKSVRFKDSQQENARGSRLWIFPDEAKDLSCEKTDFGERVHLDLAEADLLQKNREESTRENIGERGIRCRSIVKVSSHNKWENIERSKKHKTENSADSESSHGPVGQVMRALIVAGFAGLVFLTRQRT, from the exons ATGCCAGGTACTATCCAAGTTTCAG TTTTGGGTCTTATTGATGATGTTCAGACATCTTCTCATCAAGGTTCTTCAAACACTTCCATTAAAG TTGCTATGGGGAAGCTTGAGTATCGAACTTCGGATTCAGGAGACTACATTTT TCCAGTAACGAGGCTCCGAGAAAATCTGATTGTTAGTCTGTTAGATGTCAATGGGAACAGGATACTACACAGAG AGATAGAGACCAGAATAATAATAGAGAATGGTTTCTTGGAAGAGAAACTTTCCTTCAATGGCTATGGAAATGTCCAATTGAAAATGCAGTTTGTTCTAACCGAAGAAGATCGAAATCGCATTCGTTTCTtg AGACAATCAGCATTGCGAAAGAAGCACGAGGAGCTTGTCAATGGCACTTCTTTTACCAAATCTAAAAGCATTGCTTCAG ATTTGTCTACTTTAAGTCCAATGCAAACCCGAGACATCGTGGCTGTTGCTAATCCTAAGAAAATTCTTGGTCTGTCTCGAGAAACCGAGCTTGAA ATTAATGCAGATAGAGAACAGGTTTCGTCAAATTTGATAATGTGGAAGCCTGAAGTAAATGAAACTGTTcaaccaaagaaagaagagaagccCAAAATTCAACTATCTTCTTCATATGTTTCCTCAAGTAAGAAGCTTCCGGAGATTAAAAAAGTGGAGAGTGTCTTGTTAGTGAAGCAAGAAGATAAGGGTTTGAGCATACCGGAAAGAAACCTTAAACGGGAGTCAATGAGGCGGAGTATGTCAGAGACAAATTTGACCAATGTGCGGAAAATGATTAGCAACTTTGAGGTAAAAGTTACTTCTCAG GATACAAAAATTCGGAAAACAAAGATTCAAACTGGTTCTTGTAAAGATGTGGAGGAGAAAACTAAGGCGCAGTCACAACAGGAAAGCGCTGTGACTCTAGAGAAACCGGAAGAAAGGAAGATAAGCTTTAAAGATATGGAGAAGCCAATTTGTATAGAGGACACAGAGAGATGTGATGATTTAGTAATAGTTTCAAGAAATGAAAGGACAATAGTTATAGAGGAGAAGAGTGACTCTTTAAGTAAGCTGAGGCGAAAAAGAAGCTCTGTGGTAGAAGTAagagatgatgagaagaaaccaaacaaatctgTGCGCTTTAAGGATTCTCAACAAGAGAATGCACGAGGATCCCGTCTCTGGATATTTCCAGATGAGGCAAAAGATTTATCTTGCGAAAAAACAGATTTTGGAGAAAGGGTACATTTGGATTTGGCAGAAGCAGATTTGTTAcaaaagaacagagaagaatCCACTAGGGAAAACATCGGTGAG AGAGGAATCCGCTGCAGAAGTATCGTGAAAGTGAGTAGCCACAACAAGTGGGAGAACATTGAGAGATCAAAGAAACATAAGACTGAGAATTCTGCAGATTCAGAAAGTTCACATGGACCTGTTGGGCAG GTAATGCGTGCGTTGATCGTGGCGGGGTTTGCAGGATTAGTGTTTTTGACACGGCAAAGAACTTAA
- the LOC104726229 gene encoding uncharacterized protein LOC104726229 isoform X3, protein MPVLGLIDDVQTSSHQGSSNTSIKVAMGKLEYRTSDSGDYIFPVTRLRENLIVSLLDVNGNRILHREIETRIIIENGFLEEKLSFNGYGNVQLKMQFVLTEEDRNRIRFLRQSALRKKHEELVNGTSFTKSKSIASDLSTLSPMQTRDIVAVANPKKILGLSRETELEINADREQVSSNLIMWKPEVNETVQPKKEEKPKIQLSSSYVSSSKKLPEIKKVESVLLVKQEDKGLSIPERNLKRESMRRSMSETNLTNVRKMISNFEVKVTSQDTKIRKTKIQTGSCKDVEEKTKAQSQQESAVTLEKPEERKISFKDMEKPICIEDTERCDDLVIVSRNERTIVIEEKSDSLSKLRRKRSSVVEVRDDEKKPNKSVRFKDSQQENARGSRLWIFPDEAKDLSCEKTDFGERVHLDLAEADLLQKNREESTRENIGERGIRCRSIVKVSSHNKWENIERSKKHKTENSADSESSHGPVGQVMRALIVAGFAGLVFLTRQRT, encoded by the exons ATGCCAG TTTTGGGTCTTATTGATGATGTTCAGACATCTTCTCATCAAGGTTCTTCAAACACTTCCATTAAAG TTGCTATGGGGAAGCTTGAGTATCGAACTTCGGATTCAGGAGACTACATTTT TCCAGTAACGAGGCTCCGAGAAAATCTGATTGTTAGTCTGTTAGATGTCAATGGGAACAGGATACTACACAGAG AGATAGAGACCAGAATAATAATAGAGAATGGTTTCTTGGAAGAGAAACTTTCCTTCAATGGCTATGGAAATGTCCAATTGAAAATGCAGTTTGTTCTAACCGAAGAAGATCGAAATCGCATTCGTTTCTtg AGACAATCAGCATTGCGAAAGAAGCACGAGGAGCTTGTCAATGGCACTTCTTTTACCAAATCTAAAAGCATTGCTTCAG ATTTGTCTACTTTAAGTCCAATGCAAACCCGAGACATCGTGGCTGTTGCTAATCCTAAGAAAATTCTTGGTCTGTCTCGAGAAACCGAGCTTGAA ATTAATGCAGATAGAGAACAGGTTTCGTCAAATTTGATAATGTGGAAGCCTGAAGTAAATGAAACTGTTcaaccaaagaaagaagagaagccCAAAATTCAACTATCTTCTTCATATGTTTCCTCAAGTAAGAAGCTTCCGGAGATTAAAAAAGTGGAGAGTGTCTTGTTAGTGAAGCAAGAAGATAAGGGTTTGAGCATACCGGAAAGAAACCTTAAACGGGAGTCAATGAGGCGGAGTATGTCAGAGACAAATTTGACCAATGTGCGGAAAATGATTAGCAACTTTGAGGTAAAAGTTACTTCTCAG GATACAAAAATTCGGAAAACAAAGATTCAAACTGGTTCTTGTAAAGATGTGGAGGAGAAAACTAAGGCGCAGTCACAACAGGAAAGCGCTGTGACTCTAGAGAAACCGGAAGAAAGGAAGATAAGCTTTAAAGATATGGAGAAGCCAATTTGTATAGAGGACACAGAGAGATGTGATGATTTAGTAATAGTTTCAAGAAATGAAAGGACAATAGTTATAGAGGAGAAGAGTGACTCTTTAAGTAAGCTGAGGCGAAAAAGAAGCTCTGTGGTAGAAGTAagagatgatgagaagaaaccaaacaaatctgTGCGCTTTAAGGATTCTCAACAAGAGAATGCACGAGGATCCCGTCTCTGGATATTTCCAGATGAGGCAAAAGATTTATCTTGCGAAAAAACAGATTTTGGAGAAAGGGTACATTTGGATTTGGCAGAAGCAGATTTGTTAcaaaagaacagagaagaatCCACTAGGGAAAACATCGGTGAG AGAGGAATCCGCTGCAGAAGTATCGTGAAAGTGAGTAGCCACAACAAGTGGGAGAACATTGAGAGATCAAAGAAACATAAGACTGAGAATTCTGCAGATTCAGAAAGTTCACATGGACCTGTTGGGCAG GTAATGCGTGCGTTGATCGTGGCGGGGTTTGCAGGATTAGTGTTTTTGACACGGCAAAGAACTTAA
- the LOC104726229 gene encoding uncharacterized protein LOC104726229 isoform X2, translated as MPGTIQVSVLGLIDDVQTSSHQGSSNTSIKVAMGKLEYRTSDSGDYIFPVTRLRENLIVSLLDVNGNRILHREIETRIIIENGFLEEKLSFNGYGNVQLKMQFVLTEEDRNRIRFLRQSALRKKHEELVNGTSFTKSKSIASDLSTLSPMQTRDIVAVANPKKILGLSRETELEINADREQVSSNLIMWKPEVNETVQPKKEEKPKIQLSSSYVSSSKKLPEIKKVESVLLVKQEDKGLSIPERNLKRESMRRSMSETNLTNVRKMISNFEDTKIRKTKIQTGSCKDVEEKTKAQSQQESAVTLEKPEERKISFKDMEKPICIEDTERCDDLVIVSRNERTIVIEEKSDSLSKLRRKRSSVVEVRDDEKKPNKSVRFKDSQQENARGSRLWIFPDEAKDLSCEKTDFGERVHLDLAEADLLQKNREESTRENIGERGIRCRSIVKVSSHNKWENIERSKKHKTENSADSESSHGPVGQVMRALIVAGFAGLVFLTRQRT; from the exons ATGCCAGGTACTATCCAAGTTTCAG TTTTGGGTCTTATTGATGATGTTCAGACATCTTCTCATCAAGGTTCTTCAAACACTTCCATTAAAG TTGCTATGGGGAAGCTTGAGTATCGAACTTCGGATTCAGGAGACTACATTTT TCCAGTAACGAGGCTCCGAGAAAATCTGATTGTTAGTCTGTTAGATGTCAATGGGAACAGGATACTACACAGAG AGATAGAGACCAGAATAATAATAGAGAATGGTTTCTTGGAAGAGAAACTTTCCTTCAATGGCTATGGAAATGTCCAATTGAAAATGCAGTTTGTTCTAACCGAAGAAGATCGAAATCGCATTCGTTTCTtg AGACAATCAGCATTGCGAAAGAAGCACGAGGAGCTTGTCAATGGCACTTCTTTTACCAAATCTAAAAGCATTGCTTCAG ATTTGTCTACTTTAAGTCCAATGCAAACCCGAGACATCGTGGCTGTTGCTAATCCTAAGAAAATTCTTGGTCTGTCTCGAGAAACCGAGCTTGAA ATTAATGCAGATAGAGAACAGGTTTCGTCAAATTTGATAATGTGGAAGCCTGAAGTAAATGAAACTGTTcaaccaaagaaagaagagaagccCAAAATTCAACTATCTTCTTCATATGTTTCCTCAAGTAAGAAGCTTCCGGAGATTAAAAAAGTGGAGAGTGTCTTGTTAGTGAAGCAAGAAGATAAGGGTTTGAGCATACCGGAAAGAAACCTTAAACGGGAGTCAATGAGGCGGAGTATGTCAGAGACAAATTTGACCAATGTGCGGAAAATGATTAGCAACTTTGAG GATACAAAAATTCGGAAAACAAAGATTCAAACTGGTTCTTGTAAAGATGTGGAGGAGAAAACTAAGGCGCAGTCACAACAGGAAAGCGCTGTGACTCTAGAGAAACCGGAAGAAAGGAAGATAAGCTTTAAAGATATGGAGAAGCCAATTTGTATAGAGGACACAGAGAGATGTGATGATTTAGTAATAGTTTCAAGAAATGAAAGGACAATAGTTATAGAGGAGAAGAGTGACTCTTTAAGTAAGCTGAGGCGAAAAAGAAGCTCTGTGGTAGAAGTAagagatgatgagaagaaaccaaacaaatctgTGCGCTTTAAGGATTCTCAACAAGAGAATGCACGAGGATCCCGTCTCTGGATATTTCCAGATGAGGCAAAAGATTTATCTTGCGAAAAAACAGATTTTGGAGAAAGGGTACATTTGGATTTGGCAGAAGCAGATTTGTTAcaaaagaacagagaagaatCCACTAGGGAAAACATCGGTGAG AGAGGAATCCGCTGCAGAAGTATCGTGAAAGTGAGTAGCCACAACAAGTGGGAGAACATTGAGAGATCAAAGAAACATAAGACTGAGAATTCTGCAGATTCAGAAAGTTCACATGGACCTGTTGGGCAG GTAATGCGTGCGTTGATCGTGGCGGGGTTTGCAGGATTAGTGTTTTTGACACGGCAAAGAACTTAA
- the LOC104726229 gene encoding uncharacterized protein LOC104726229 isoform X4, protein MSMGTGYYTEVIEIETRIIIENGFLEEKLSFNGYGNVQLKMQFVLTEEDRNRIRFLRQSALRKKHEELVNGTSFTKSKSIASDLSTLSPMQTRDIVAVANPKKILGLSRETELEINADREQVSSNLIMWKPEVNETVQPKKEEKPKIQLSSSYVSSSKKLPEIKKVESVLLVKQEDKGLSIPERNLKRESMRRSMSETNLTNVRKMISNFEVKVTSQDTKIRKTKIQTGSCKDVEEKTKAQSQQESAVTLEKPEERKISFKDMEKPICIEDTERCDDLVIVSRNERTIVIEEKSDSLSKLRRKRSSVVEVRDDEKKPNKSVRFKDSQQENARGSRLWIFPDEAKDLSCEKTDFGERVHLDLAEADLLQKNREESTRENIGERGIRCRSIVKVSSHNKWENIERSKKHKTENSADSESSHGPVGQVMRALIVAGFAGLVFLTRQRT, encoded by the exons ATGTCAATGGGAACAGGATACTACACAGAG GTTATAGAGATAGAGACCAGAATAATAATAGAGAATGGTTTCTTGGAAGAGAAACTTTCCTTCAATGGCTATGGAAATGTCCAATTGAAAATGCAGTTTGTTCTAACCGAAGAAGATCGAAATCGCATTCGTTTCTtg AGACAATCAGCATTGCGAAAGAAGCACGAGGAGCTTGTCAATGGCACTTCTTTTACCAAATCTAAAAGCATTGCTTCAG ATTTGTCTACTTTAAGTCCAATGCAAACCCGAGACATCGTGGCTGTTGCTAATCCTAAGAAAATTCTTGGTCTGTCTCGAGAAACCGAGCTTGAA ATTAATGCAGATAGAGAACAGGTTTCGTCAAATTTGATAATGTGGAAGCCTGAAGTAAATGAAACTGTTcaaccaaagaaagaagagaagccCAAAATTCAACTATCTTCTTCATATGTTTCCTCAAGTAAGAAGCTTCCGGAGATTAAAAAAGTGGAGAGTGTCTTGTTAGTGAAGCAAGAAGATAAGGGTTTGAGCATACCGGAAAGAAACCTTAAACGGGAGTCAATGAGGCGGAGTATGTCAGAGACAAATTTGACCAATGTGCGGAAAATGATTAGCAACTTTGAGGTAAAAGTTACTTCTCAG GATACAAAAATTCGGAAAACAAAGATTCAAACTGGTTCTTGTAAAGATGTGGAGGAGAAAACTAAGGCGCAGTCACAACAGGAAAGCGCTGTGACTCTAGAGAAACCGGAAGAAAGGAAGATAAGCTTTAAAGATATGGAGAAGCCAATTTGTATAGAGGACACAGAGAGATGTGATGATTTAGTAATAGTTTCAAGAAATGAAAGGACAATAGTTATAGAGGAGAAGAGTGACTCTTTAAGTAAGCTGAGGCGAAAAAGAAGCTCTGTGGTAGAAGTAagagatgatgagaagaaaccaaacaaatctgTGCGCTTTAAGGATTCTCAACAAGAGAATGCACGAGGATCCCGTCTCTGGATATTTCCAGATGAGGCAAAAGATTTATCTTGCGAAAAAACAGATTTTGGAGAAAGGGTACATTTGGATTTGGCAGAAGCAGATTTGTTAcaaaagaacagagaagaatCCACTAGGGAAAACATCGGTGAG AGAGGAATCCGCTGCAGAAGTATCGTGAAAGTGAGTAGCCACAACAAGTGGGAGAACATTGAGAGATCAAAGAAACATAAGACTGAGAATTCTGCAGATTCAGAAAGTTCACATGGACCTGTTGGGCAG GTAATGCGTGCGTTGATCGTGGCGGGGTTTGCAGGATTAGTGTTTTTGACACGGCAAAGAACTTAA
- the LOC104726230 gene encoding GATA transcription factor 21-like gives MGSNFHYSIDLNEDQNHHEQPFFYPLGSSSSLLHHHHQVPSNSSSSSSSISSLSSYLPFLINSQEDQHVAYNNTYHADHLHLSQPLKAKMFVPNGGSSSSYDHMVPKKETRLKLTIRKKDHEDQTNTLRQNPTNPDSDSDKWLISPKMRLIKKTITNNNQPTDQTNNNNHKGNDHCPLNHETNFEEDQDKDLNLKKVSTRTTTAATTENPYNTINEIGYGNNNGVIRVCSDCNTTKTPLWRSGPRGPKSLCNACGIRQRKARRAAMAAAAAAGDQEVAVPARVQQLPLKKKLQNKKKRSNGGDQKYNLSPPVVAKAKKCKIQVEEEEEMEVETVPGDSEISKSTTSSNSSISSNKFCFDDLTIMLSKSSAYQRVFPQDEKEAAILLMALSYGMVHG, from the exons ATGGGTTCGAATTTTCATTACTCTATAGATCTTAACGAAGATCAGAACCATCACGAACAACCCTTTTTCTAtcctcttggatcctcttcgtctcttcttcatcatcatcatcaagtccCTTCtaattcttcatcttcttcctcgtccaTTTCGTCACTCTCCTCTTACCTCCCTTTCTTGATTAACTCTCAAGAAGATCAACATGTTGCCTACAACAACACTTACCATGCTGATCATCTCCATCTTTCTCAACCCCTCAAG GCCAAAATGTTTGTGCCTAACggtggatcatcatcatcatacgaTCACATGGTGCCAAAGAAGGAGACAAGACTGAAACTAACGATAAGGAAAAAAGATCACGAAGACCAAACCAATACTCTTCGTCAAAACCCGACAAACCCCGATTCAGACTCCGACAAGTGGTTGATATCCCCAAAGATGCGGTTGATCAAGAAAACAATCACCAACAATAACCAGCCCACTGATcagactaataataataatcataaaggAAATGATCACTGCCCTCTAAATCATGAGACTAATTTCGAAGAAGATCAGGATAAAGATCTCAATCTCAAGAAAGTTTCCACCAGGACAACCACAGCTGCGACCACGGAAAATCCCTACAATACGATCAACGAGATTGGTTATGGTAATAACAATGGCGTGATTAGGGTTTGCTCGGATTGTAACACGACCAAGACTCCTCTTTGGCGAAGTGGACCTCGAGGTCCCAAG TCTCTTTGTAACGCATGTGGCATAAGGCAAAGAAAGGCAAGGCGAGCCGCTATGGCCGCGGCCGCAGCTGCCGGTGATCAAGAGGTGGCAGTACCGGCCCGAGTGCAACAATTACCGCTGAAAAAGAAgttgcaaaacaagaaaaagagatcaAACGGAGGGGATCAAAAATACAATCTTTCTCCTCCAGTGGTGGCCAAGGCAAAAAAGTGCAAGATCCAagtggaagaggaggaggaaatgGAAGTGGAAACGGTTCCCGGAGATTCCGAGATCAGCAAATCAACAACTTCTTCTAATTCTTCGATTTCGTCGAACAAATTTTGCTTCGATGATTTGACGATAATGTTAAGCAAAAGCTCAGCTTATCAACGAGTGTTCCCACAAGATGAGAAGGAGGCTGCTATTTTGCTCATGGCTCTGTCGTATGGAATGGTTCACGGTTGA
- the LOC104726231 gene encoding beta-galactosidase 4, whose protein sequence is MGLSFRAKSYFLLVAILCCSSLICIVKATVSYDRKAVIINGQRRILLSGSIHYPRSTPEMWPGLIQKAKEGGLDVIETYVFWNGHEPSPGQYYFGDRYDLVKFIKLAHQAGLYVNLRIGPFVCAEWNFGGFPVWLKFVPGIAFRTDNEPFKAAMKKFTEKIVWLMKAEKLFQTQGGPIILAQIENEYGPVEWEIGAPGKAYTKWVAQMALGLSTGVPWIMCKQEDAPSPIIDTCNGYYCEDFKPNSSNKPKMWTENWTGWYTEFGGAVPYRPVEDIAYSVVRFIAKGGSFVNYYMYHGGTNFDRTAGEFMASSYDYDAPLDEYGLTREPKYSHLKALHKAIKLSEPALVSADAIVTWLGAKQEAHVFWSKSSCAAFLSNKDEKSAARVMFRGFPYDLPPWSVSILPDCKTEVYNTAKVNAPGIHRNMVPTGTGFSWGSYNEAAPSANEAGTFARNGLVEQLSMTWDKSDYFWYLTDVTIGAGERFLKTGDYPLLTAMSAGHVVHVFVNGQLSGSAYGALAHTKVTFSQKIKLHAGVNKLALLSVAVGLPNVGTHFEQWNKGVLGPVTLKGVNSGTWDMSKWKWSYKVGVKGEALSLHTNTESSSVRWTQGSFVVKRQPLTWYKSTFATPAGNEPLALDMNTMGKGQVWINGRNIGRHWPGYKAQGSCGRCNYAGTYDAKKCLSNCGEASQRWYHVPRSWLRSQNVIVVFEEWGGDPNGISLVKRT, encoded by the exons ATGGGATTGAGTTTTAGAGCTAAATCCTATTTTCTTCTTGTGGCGAttctttgttgttcatcattgATATGTATAGTAAAAGCAACAGTCTCTTATGATCGTAAAGCTGTGATCATCAATGGACAAAGAAGAATCCTTCTCTCTGGTTCCATTCACTATCCACGAAGCACCCCTGAG ATGTGGCCTGGTCTTATACAGAAAGCCAAAGAAGGAGGCTTGGATGTTATTGAGACTTATGTTTTTTGGAATGGCCATGAACCTTCTCCTGGACAA TATTATTTTGGAGACAGGTATGATTTGGTTAAGTTCATCAAGTTGGCGCACCAAGCTGGTCTCTATGTTAATCTCAGAATTGGCCCTTTTGTTTGTGCTGAATGGAACTTTGG GGGATTTCCGGTTTGGCTCAAATTTGTTCCCGGTATAGCTTTTAGAACGGATAATGAACCTTTCAAG GCTGCAATGAAGAAATTTACTGAAAAGATTGTATGGCTGATGAAAGCAGAAAAGTTGTTTCAAACTCAAGGAGGACCAATCATTCTTGCACAG ATTGAGAATGAATATGGACCAGTGGAATGGGAGATTGGTGCACCAGGAAAGGCTTATACAAAATGGGTAGCTCAAATGGCATTAGGACTCTCGACAGGTGTTCCATGGATTATGTGCAAGCAAGAAGATGCTCCTTCTCCTATC ATAGACACATGCAATGGTTATTACTGTGAGGATTTTAAACCAAACTCAAGCAACAAGCCGAAGATGTGGACAGAGAATTGGACTGGTTGGTACACAGAGTTTGGAGGTGCTGTACCATACAGACCAGTCGAAGATATTGCATACTCTGTTGTACGATTCATAGCAAAAGGAGGTTCCTTCGTCAACTATTATAtg TATCATGGAGGAACAAATTTCGACAGAACAGCCGGTGAGTTCATGGCTTCAAGCTATGACTACGACGCTCCTCTTGATGAATACG GCTTAACAAGAGAACCAAAGTATAGTCATTTGAAAGCATTGCATAAAGCCATCAAACTCAGTGAGCCAGCTTTGGTTTCTGCTGATGCTATTGTCACATGGCTTGGAGCTAAACAAGAA GCTCATGTGTTCTGGTCTAAATCCTCTTGTGCTGCgtttttatcaaacaaagatGAGAAATCTGCAGCGAGAGTTATGTTCCGTGGATTCCCGTATGATTTGCCTCCTTGGTCAGTTAGTATTTTACCTGACTGCAAAACAGAGGTTTACAACACTGCAAAg GTTAATGCACCAGGCATACACAGGAATATGGTTCCTACTGGTACCGGATTCTCTTGGGGATCATACAACGAAGCGGCTCCTTCTGCGAATGAAGCTGGTACGTTTGCAAGAAACGGGCTTGTGGAACAATTAAGCATGACTTGGGACAAATCTGACTATTTCTGGTATCTAACTGA CGTTACAATTGGTGCTGGTGAGAGGTTTTTGAAGACTGGTGACTACCCGCTTCTTACAGCTATGTCAGCTGGACATGTTGTTCATGTGTTTGTCAATGGGCAGCTTTCAG GAAGTGCTTATGGAGCACTAGCGCACACAAAAGTTACATTTAGCCAGAAGATTAAACTACATGCAGGTGTCAACAAGCTTGCTTTGTTGAGTGTTGCAGTTGGTCTCCCG AACGTTGGTACGCATTTTGAACAGTGGAATAAAGGAGTTCTTGGTCCGGTTACACTAAAGGGAGTTAACTCCGGAACATGGGACATGTCGAAATGGAAATGGTCCTATAAG GTTGGTGTAAAGGGTGAAGCTTTGAGTCTTCATACAAACACAGAGAGTTCCTCTGTAAGATGGACTCAAGGATCATTTGTGGTAAAGAGGCAACCATTGACTTGGTACAAG TCTACTTTTGCCACACCAGCAGGAAATGAACCATTGGCTTTAGACATGAACACAATGGGTAAAGGTCAAGTTTGGATAAATGGTAGAAACATTGGACGTCACTGGCCTGGTTATAAAGCTCAAGGATCTTGCGGACGTTGTAACTACGCTGGAACTTACGACGCAAAGAAATGTCTAAGTAACTGTGGTGAAGCTTCACAAAGATGGTACCATGTACCTCGTTCATGGCTAAGGTCTCAGAACGTTATAGTTGTGTTTGAAGAGTGGGGTGGTGATCCTAATGGAATCTCATTGGTGAAAAGAACATGA
- the LOC104726232 gene encoding uncharacterized protein LOC104726232 — MEEELRKREDETAEKEVTTTTTTTNTLVGEGDEYTPDEIMSLVESSSSSSPTTTMTMTEIEGTNFSGEGGFRVRFIDDPYAVPLVVQSSSGYITINVNEESCGPSFSDSDASAMASVDASGLYCFEYGGEKDGGAWSINEVSASESCEWNDDLLARFLGEDEEDCV, encoded by the coding sequence atggaaGAAGAActgaggaagagagaagacgaGACGGCGGAGAAGGAagtgacgacgacgacgacgacgacgaataCGCTAGTCGGAGAAGGCGACGAGTATACGCCTGATGAAATCATGAGTCTCgttgagtcatcatcatcatcttcaccgaCGACGACAATGACGATGACGGAGATCGAAGGTACTAACTTTTCCGGCGAGGGGGGTTTCAGAGTTAGGTTTATCGACGATCCGTACGCGGTTCCGTTGGTTGTTCAGTCTTCTTCCGGTTACATCACGATCAACGTCAACGAAGAGAGCTGCGGGCCTTCGTTCTCGGACAGCGACGCTTCGGCAATGGCAAGCGTCGACGCCAGTGGTCTGTACTGTTTCGAGTACGGAGGCGAGAAAGACGGTGGCGCGTGGAGTATAAACGAGGTGAGTGCGAGTGAGTCGTGTGAGTGGAACGACGATTTGCTTGCGAGGTTTCTAGGCGAGGACGAAGAAGACTGTGTTTGA